One region of Anser cygnoides isolate HZ-2024a breed goose chromosome 22, Taihu_goose_T2T_genome, whole genome shotgun sequence genomic DNA includes:
- the DHX58 gene encoding ATP-dependent RNA helicase DHX58 produces MELRGYQHEAVAPALRGRNCIVWLPTGAGKTRAAVHVCWKHLESRRDGRVAVLVNKVHLVEQHAKEEFHVLQGAFRVMAISGDSSHKCFFSQVAKCSDVVICTAQILHNALLSREEDARVELTDFSLLVIDECHHTHKEAVYNKIMLNYLQRKLGGQRDLPQILGLTASPGTGGKTSFEGAVEHILQICANLDTEVITSAQEHVQQLQRQVPQPKKQYDLCQERAWDPFGQRLKKIMVQIQQHMEMAGLPQDFGTQTYEQQVVELEKRAAERFCRKTRVCALHLRKYNDALLINDTVRMVDAFEYLQKFYAMERDMKDPTERFLATTFEENRASLLALAGCQLYENPRLSKLEEILREHFQPQGSSRGIIFTKTRQSAHSLLSWLQDAATRGGQHIRAAVLTGAGYSNQTRHMTQNEQQDVIRQFRKGDLNLLFSTSVAEEGLDIPKCNIVVRYGLMTNEIAMVQARGRARAENSVYSVLAKANSREVSRELLNDDLVELMQRAIRAVQAMPEREYRQKITELQRNAVIGWRVKEAKISERRQQHDPDDVRFYCVNCNVAVCCGSDIRTVEGMHHVNINPNFRFYYTVSLGKISFARTFKDWEPGCRVMCSGCSQEWGMEMIYQHVKLPILCIKNFVVETPDEKRRYKKWSSVTFPVKEFDYLEYCSSTQEDESF; encoded by the exons ATGGAGCTGCGGGGGTACCAGCACGAAGCCGTGGCCCCAGCCCTGCGTGGCCGCAACTGCATCGTCTGGCTGCCCACGGGGGCCGGCAAGACCCGCGCCGCCGTCCACGTCTGCTGGAAGCACCTGGAGAGCCGGCGGGACGGCCGGGTGGCCGTGCTGGTCAACAAG GTGCACCTGGTGGAGCAGCACGCCAAGGAGGAGTTCCACGTCCTGCAGGGCGCCTTCAGGGTGATGGCCATCAGCGGGGACAGCAGCCACAAGTGCTTCTTCAGCCAGGTGGCGAAGTGCAGCGACGTCGTCATCTGCACGGCCCAGATCCTGCACAACGCGCTGCTGAGCCGGGAGGAGGACGCGCGCGTGGAGCTGACGG ATTTCTCCCTGCTGGTGATAGACGAGTGCCACCACACGCACAAGGAGGCCGTCTACAACAAGATCATGTTGAATTACCTCCAGCGCAAGCTCGGCGGGCAGCGGGACCTGCCGCAGATCCTGGGCCTGACGGCGTCCCCCGGCACCGGGGGGAAAACGTCCTTCGAGGGGGCCGTGGAGCACATCCTGCAG ATTTGCGCCAACCTGGACACCGAGGTGATCACGTCGGCGCAGGAGCACGTGCAGCAACTGCAGAGACAAGTGCCCCAGCCCAAGAAGCAGTACGACCTGTGCCAGGAGAGAGCATGG GACCCCTTCGGCCAGCGGCTGAAGAAGATCATGGTGCAGATCCAGCAGCACATGGAGATGGCGGGGCTGCCGCAGGACTTCGGCACGCAGACCTACGAGCAGCAGGTCgtggagctggagaagagag CGGCGGAGAGGTTTTGTCGCAAGACGCGGGTGTGCGCGCTGCACCTGCGCAAGTACAACGACGCTTTGCTGATCAACGACACGGTGCGCATGGTCGATGCCTTCGAGTACCTCCAGAAGTTCTACGCCATGGAGAGGGACATGAAGGACCCCACCGAGCGCTTCCTGGCCACCACCTTTGAGG AGAACAGGGCGAGCCTGCTGGCGCTCGCTGGGTGCCAGCTCTACGAGAACCCCCGGCTGAGCAAGCTGGAGGAGATCCTGCGGGAGCACTTCCAGCCCCAAGGGTCTTCTCGGGGCATCATCTTCACCAAGACCCGGCAGAGCGCCCACAGCCTGCTCAGCTGGCTGCAGGATGCGGCCACGCGGGGCGGGCAGCACATCAGGGCGGCTGTCCTCACCGGGGCCGGCTACAGCAACCAGACCAGGCACATGACGCAG AACGAGCAGCAGGACGTGATCAGGCAGTTCCGCAAAGGAGACCTCAACCTGCTCTTCTCCACCAGCGTGGCCGAGGAGGGCCTGGACATCCCCAAGTGCAACATCGTGGTGCGCTACGGGCTGATGACCAACGAGATCGCTATGGTGCAG gcccggggccgtgcccgcgcCGAGAACAGCGTGTACTCTGTGCTGGCCAAAGCCAACAGCAGGGAGGTCTCCCGGGAGCTGCTCAACGATGACCTGGTGGAGCTCATGCAGAGGGCCATCCGGGCGGTGCAGGCCATGCCCGAGCGCGAGTACCGCCAGAAG ATCACGGAGCTGCAGCGAAATGCTGTCATCGGCTGGCGAGTGAAAGAAGCCAAGATCAGCGAGAGGCGGCAGCAGCACGACCCGGACGACGTTCGCTTCTACTGCGTCAACTGCAACGTGGCCGTGTGCTGCGGCAGCGACATCCGCACCGTGGAGGGCATGCACCACGTGAATATCAACCCCAATTTCAG GTTTTATTATACGGTCTCGTTGGGGAAAATAAGCTTCGCGCGGACGTTCAAGGACTGGGAGCCTGGGTGCCGCGTCATGTGCAGCGGGTGCAGCCAG GAGTGGGGAATGGAGATGATCTACCAGCACGTCAAGCTGCCCATCCTCTGCATCAAAAACTTCGTGGTGGAGACCCCGGATGAGAAGAGGAGGTACAAGAAGTGGAGCAGCGTGACGTTCCCCGTCAAGGAGTTTGACTACCTGGAGTACTGCTCCAGCACCCAGGAGGACGAGTCCTTCTAG